One window of the Candidatus Chryseobacterium colombiense genome contains the following:
- a CDS encoding helix-turn-helix domain-containing protein yields MIIESIAFSGIMIALLCIFLVFSKNKKTSSDKYLVVWMIVSCFNLLYYLFSSEIPARLQILCFTIPVLSIGMLYLYIISITFTIDFKIKYIVKHSLLYIFYTIVLYCISDFYLQINFKNSIPYFSQHENGVLLNVLTFPMAIIPVIYIVLCFLALREYQKILLEYYSALEKISLNWLQYILASLIFLFIIVLAMISFRNDIFNVTSVKIFVIVAAVQSLYLFCIVFFSLRQSIIYHPVVLEKKVKIIEKETVQSEEFSEISQKLLVFMQENKPYLDEELSLQKLSSLMNISTHQLSQIINQNLNTNFYKFVNSYRIEEVKNKLSNPDFSKYSILGIAFESGFNSKSTFNKIFKEETGKTPSEYKKSV; encoded by the coding sequence ATGATAATTGAAAGCATTGCTTTTTCGGGAATCATGATTGCATTGTTATGCATTTTTCTGGTATTTTCGAAAAACAAAAAGACATCTTCTGACAAGTATTTGGTGGTATGGATGATCGTTTCTTGCTTCAATCTGTTATATTATCTTTTTTCTTCTGAGATTCCGGCTCGGCTCCAGATTTTGTGTTTTACAATTCCTGTCTTAAGTATTGGAATGCTGTATCTTTATATTATTTCCATTACATTTACTATTGATTTTAAGATAAAATATATCGTAAAGCATTCCCTGCTTTATATTTTTTACACCATTGTACTATATTGTATTTCTGATTTTTATCTCCAAATAAATTTCAAAAACAGTATTCCTTATTTTTCACAACATGAAAATGGAGTATTACTTAATGTATTGACTTTCCCAATGGCAATAATTCCGGTAATATACATTGTACTGTGTTTTTTAGCCTTGAGAGAATATCAAAAAATACTTCTGGAATATTATTCAGCCTTGGAAAAGATCAGTTTGAACTGGTTGCAGTATATTTTGGCTTCCCTGATCTTTCTTTTTATCATTGTTTTGGCAATGATCAGCTTTAGAAATGATATTTTTAATGTTACTTCCGTAAAAATATTTGTTATTGTTGCAGCTGTTCAGAGTCTGTATTTATTTTGCATTGTATTTTTTAGTCTAAGACAGAGTATTATCTATCATCCGGTCGTTTTAGAGAAAAAAGTAAAGATAATAGAGAAGGAAACTGTTCAGTCGGAAGAATTTTCTGAAATTTCTCAAAAACTGCTGGTCTTCATGCAGGAAAATAAACCTTATTTGGATGAAGAACTGAGTTTACAGAAATTATCTTCATTAATGAATATTTCGACGCATCAGCTTTCTCAGATCATTAATCAGAATCTGAATACCAATTTTTACAAATTCGTGAATTCTTACAGAATAGAAGAGGTAAAAAACAAACTCAGCAATCCTGATTTTTCAAAATATTCCATCCTCGGAATTGCATTTGAATCCGGTTTTAATTCCAAATCGACTTTTAACAAAATCTTCAAAGAAGAAACCGGAAAAACGCCTTCTGA
- a CDS encoding glycosyltransferase gives MKKISVIFILPDLETGGAERIITTIANHLSRDKFEPKILLLRKQGGYLHLVRKDIEIIDLDTERIRHSLKPILGEIYRRKPDIVFSGFGEVNAYLSLFVKLFPRTKFIARETNVVSHHVTRKEIKFFYSFYNNYQKIIAQSDDMKKDLIDNFNVKEKKIIKINNPVDFDFIEEKLALSDKPECFKYNYKNVVAIGNLSERKGFDNLLKVFSRLKSENILLHILGDGKDREILHQMRDFLDLKKVIFHGRQENPYQFLKYADLFILSSRYEGFPNVLLEAGACGTYSLVNNCPGGINEIIQNGINGEISDIENYDDFSQKIIQVLHESYDSNSIKNSIKSRFSKEIILDKYEKVLLDLMK, from the coding sequence ATGAAAAAGATTTCTGTCATATTTATTCTGCCGGATTTAGAAACCGGAGGTGCGGAAAGAATCATTACCACCATTGCGAACCATCTTTCCAGAGATAAGTTCGAACCGAAAATATTGCTTTTGCGCAAACAAGGCGGATATCTTCATTTGGTGAGAAAAGATATTGAAATTATTGATTTAGATACAGAACGAATCCGACATTCATTAAAGCCTATTTTAGGTGAGATCTACCGAAGAAAGCCGGATATTGTATTTTCAGGTTTTGGAGAAGTAAATGCTTATTTGTCACTGTTTGTTAAGCTTTTTCCCAGAACAAAGTTTATTGCAAGAGAAACGAATGTAGTTTCCCATCATGTTACCCGAAAAGAAATAAAATTCTTTTACAGCTTTTATAATAACTATCAGAAAATTATTGCGCAAAGTGATGATATGAAAAAGGATCTGATTGATAATTTCAATGTAAAAGAAAAGAAAATCATTAAAATAAACAATCCTGTCGATTTTGATTTTATTGAAGAAAAACTGGCTCTTTCAGACAAGCCGGAGTGTTTCAAGTACAATTATAAAAACGTTGTAGCTATTGGGAATTTATCAGAAAGAAAAGGTTTTGATAATCTTCTGAAAGTATTTTCCAGACTCAAAAGCGAAAATATTTTATTGCATATTCTTGGAGATGGAAAAGACAGGGAAATTCTCCATCAGATGAGAGACTTTTTAGACTTAAAGAAAGTTATTTTTCACGGAAGACAGGAGAATCCTTATCAGTTTCTGAAATATGCAGATCTGTTTATTCTTTCTTCGAGATATGAAGGTTTCCCAAATGTTTTATTGGAAGCAGGAGCATGCGGAACGTATTCTTTGGTTAATAACTGTCCGGGAGGAATCAATGAAATTATTCAAAACGGCATTAACGGGGAAATTTCGGATATTGAAAATTATGATGATTTTTCACAAAAAATTATTCAGGTCTTACATGAAAGTTATGATAGTAATTCTATTAAAAACTCAATAAAATCAAGATTTTCCAAAGAAATTATTCTGGATAAATATGAAAAGGTTTTGTTGGATTTAATGAAATAG
- the recQ gene encoding DNA helicase RecQ: MSAKKANLSGELKKYFGFSTFKGQQEQIIENLLNGKDIFVLMPTGGGKSLCYQLPALISEGTAIVVSPLIALMKNQVDAVNGLSSDDGVAHVLNSSLNKTQTKQVFDDIKSGKTKLLYVAPESLIKEDYLDFLKDVKISFFAIDEAHCISEWGHDFRPEYRNLKSIIDKIADVPVIALTATATPKVQDDIQKTLGMSNALVFKESFNRPNLYYEVQPKVNVDKEIVRFINQHKGKSGIVYCLSRRKVEEFAQLLQVNGINALPYHAGLDQKIRVANQDKFLMEEVDVIVATIAFGMGIDKPDVRFVIHYDFPKSLESYYQETGRAGRDGGEGHCLAFYDPKDIEKLEKFLAQKPVSEREIGLQLLNEVVGYAETSMSRRQYILYYFGENFDPINGDGAKMCDNSSNPPKLKDATDDLKKVLELIKDTGEKFKSKDLISVIVGKETAVTKSYKLEQSSYFGFGKQEKDNHWKTILRQATVQNFLQKDIETYGVLKIAEKGKLVLEGKLEHSFLIAEDREFDLTQTKAESDQIQQQSGGGLDQNLFTLLKDLRKKVAKKHGIPPYTVFMDPSLEDMTVQYPVTVEEITKIYGVGEGKAKKYGKEFADFISKYVEDNNIERTQDMVLKQVANKSSHKVFIIQSTDKKIDLEDIARAKNLSMDELLKEMERIVYQGTKLNIDYYIEDNFDEDIVDGFMEFMNESESDSMKVLLDEFGDELSDEEVRMLRIKFISDVAN; this comes from the coding sequence ATGAGCGCAAAAAAAGCCAATTTATCAGGCGAATTGAAAAAATATTTCGGGTTTTCTACTTTTAAAGGGCAGCAAGAGCAAATTATAGAAAACCTGTTGAATGGGAAGGATATATTTGTGTTGATGCCTACAGGAGGTGGAAAGTCCTTATGTTATCAGCTTCCGGCACTTATTTCGGAAGGCACGGCAATCGTAGTTTCGCCGTTAATAGCGTTAATGAAAAATCAGGTAGATGCAGTCAACGGACTTTCATCTGATGATGGAGTAGCCCATGTTCTCAATTCATCTTTAAACAAGACGCAGACCAAACAGGTTTTTGATGATATTAAAAGCGGTAAAACTAAACTTCTTTATGTAGCTCCCGAATCTTTAATTAAAGAGGATTATTTGGACTTTTTGAAAGACGTGAAAATTTCTTTCTTTGCTATTGACGAAGCCCACTGTATTTCAGAATGGGGACATGATTTCAGACCGGAATACCGAAATTTGAAATCTATTATCGATAAAATTGCAGATGTTCCTGTGATTGCTTTAACTGCTACTGCAACGCCTAAGGTTCAGGATGATATCCAAAAAACTTTAGGGATGAGTAATGCTTTGGTTTTTAAAGAAAGTTTTAACAGACCGAATCTTTATTATGAAGTACAGCCAAAAGTAAATGTAGATAAGGAAATTGTCAGATTTATTAATCAGCACAAAGGAAAATCAGGAATTGTTTACTGTTTAAGCCGAAGAAAAGTGGAAGAGTTTGCTCAGCTTTTACAGGTGAACGGAATCAATGCTTTACCTTATCATGCCGGTCTTGATCAGAAGATAAGAGTAGCCAATCAGGACAAATTCCTGATGGAAGAAGTGGATGTGATTGTGGCTACAATTGCATTTGGAATGGGAATCGATAAACCGGATGTCCGTTTTGTGATTCATTATGATTTCCCGAAATCGTTGGAAAGTTATTATCAGGAAACAGGACGTGCAGGAAGAGATGGTGGAGAAGGACATTGTCTGGCGTTCTATGATCCGAAAGATATTGAAAAGTTAGAAAAATTCTTAGCGCAAAAACCTGTTTCTGAAAGAGAAATTGGGTTACAGCTTTTAAATGAAGTCGTAGGTTATGCCGAAACTTCAATGAGCAGAAGACAATATATTCTGTATTATTTTGGTGAAAACTTTGATCCGATTAACGGGGACGGAGCCAAAATGTGTGATAATTCATCAAATCCACCGAAGCTGAAAGATGCTACAGACGACTTGAAAAAAGTTCTGGAGCTTATTAAAGATACCGGAGAAAAATTCAAATCTAAAGATCTGATTTCTGTGATTGTCGGAAAAGAAACGGCAGTGACAAAATCTTATAAATTGGAGCAGAGTTCTTATTTCGGTTTTGGAAAACAAGAAAAGGATAACCACTGGAAAACCATTCTGAGACAGGCAACCGTTCAGAATTTCTTACAGAAGGATATTGAGACCTATGGCGTTTTAAAGATTGCCGAAAAAGGTAAACTGGTATTGGAAGGAAAATTGGAACATTCATTCCTGATTGCAGAAGACAGAGAATTCGATTTAACTCAGACTAAAGCAGAAAGTGACCAGATTCAGCAGCAATCCGGAGGTGGATTGGATCAGAATTTATTTACTTTATTAAAAGATTTAAGAAAAAAAGTAGCCAAAAAACACGGAATTCCACCATATACTGTATTCATGGATCCAAGTTTGGAAGATATGACGGTTCAGTATCCGGTTACGGTTGAAGAGATTACAAAAATTTATGGAGTAGGTGAAGGAAAGGCCAAAAAATATGGTAAAGAATTCGCGGATTTTATCAGTAAATATGTAGAAGACAACAATATCGAACGTACTCAGGATATGGTATTGAAACAGGTGGCAAACAAATCAAGTCATAAGGTTTTCATTATCCAGAGTACCGATAAAAAAATTGATCTAGAAGATATTGCAAGAGCCAAAAATCTTTCGATGGATGAATTGTTGAAGGAAATGGAGCGTATTGTTTATCAGGGAACTAAGTTAAATATTGATTATTATATTGAAGACAATTTTGATGAAGATATTGTAGATGGCTTCATGGAGTTCATGAACGAATCTGAAAGCGATAGTATGAAGGTTTTATTAGATGAATTCGGAGATGAACTTTCTGATGAAGAAGTGAGAATGTTGAGAATAAAATTTATTAGTGACGTTGCTAACTAA
- a CDS encoding KpsF/GutQ family sugar-phosphate isomerase — MEKANIISIAKSTLEIEISELEKLKNRLDEDFVRAVEIIHSAQGKLIVVGIGKSAHVGNKIVATLNSTGTPSQFLHASEAIHGDLGVIQKQDIVLCISQSGNSPEIVNLVPYLKDYSSALIGMTGNKNSKLAEFSDIILNTHVDLEACPNKLAPTSSTTLQMALGDALAVSLMEINDFRANDFAKFHPGGSLGKNLISKVNDFLSSQKPQVTENDTIKDVIISISSSRHGITVVTNEDEIIGVITDGDLRRMLMKGDDISKVLAKDIMSARPKTIERTALAKDAMKILKENNIGQLVVTENGKYFGIIDLHKLLDEGIN; from the coding sequence ATGGAAAAAGCCAATATCATTTCGATAGCAAAAAGTACTTTAGAAATTGAGATTTCAGAACTTGAAAAACTAAAAAACAGACTTGATGAAGATTTTGTAAGAGCTGTGGAAATTATACATTCTGCACAAGGAAAATTAATCGTAGTAGGAATCGGAAAATCGGCCCATGTTGGAAATAAAATCGTTGCCACTTTAAATTCTACGGGTACTCCGTCTCAGTTTCTTCATGCTTCAGAAGCTATTCATGGTGATTTGGGGGTGATCCAAAAGCAGGATATTGTATTATGTATTTCACAATCCGGAAATTCACCTGAAATTGTGAATCTTGTTCCTTATTTAAAAGATTATTCTTCTGCACTGATCGGAATGACCGGAAACAAAAACAGTAAACTGGCAGAATTCTCCGACATTATTTTAAACACGCATGTAGATTTGGAAGCCTGTCCGAATAAACTGGCTCCTACGAGTTCTACCACATTACAAATGGCTCTTGGAGATGCTTTAGCCGTTTCTTTAATGGAAATTAATGATTTCCGAGCGAATGATTTTGCAAAATTCCATCCAGGAGGAAGCTTAGGTAAAAATCTGATTTCAAAAGTCAATGATTTCCTTTCTTCCCAAAAACCACAGGTTACAGAAAATGATACAATCAAAGATGTCATTATTTCGATCAGCAGCTCGAGACACGGAATCACTGTGGTTACTAACGAAGATGAAATTATCGGAGTAATTACAGACGGAGATTTGAGAAGAATGTTGATGAAAGGAGACGACATCTCTAAAGTATTGGCCAAAGATATTATGTCTGCCCGACCTAAAACCATTGAAAGAACAGCGCTGGCAAAAGATGCTATGAAAATTTTAAAAGAAAATAATATCGGGCAGCTTGTTGTAACGGAAAACGGAAAATATTTCGGAATTATCGATCTGCATAAACTTTTGGATGAAGGGATAAATTAA
- the tatC gene encoding twin-arginine translocase subunit TatC, protein MSDAKDMSFLGHIGELRGHLIRSIIAIIIAAFIVGFNINWIMDHIFFGPTRNDFLTFRVVNHFSQMILGENSIHLPKEFPVRVSKLYQQFNVMMAVSIFGGMVAAFPYIVWELWRFIGPALHPKERKNSILIINSVWILFMTGVLCGYFLILPFAVNFGVIFKISDIIVPLYDLSDYTTLFLQVVLGMGVIFLFPILIYFLTSIGILNPMFMKTYRRHAIVLIMVVAAIITPADVLSMIMAALPLLLLYEFSIVMCSYTYKKVQKREENLPAIQK, encoded by the coding sequence GTGAGTGATGCTAAAGACATGTCCTTCCTTGGGCATATTGGAGAATTAAGAGGTCATCTTATCCGCTCGATTATTGCGATTATCATTGCGGCTTTTATTGTCGGCTTTAACATCAATTGGATTATGGATCATATCTTTTTTGGTCCTACCCGAAATGATTTTTTAACTTTTAGGGTTGTTAATCACTTTTCCCAAATGATCTTGGGCGAAAACAGCATTCATCTTCCCAAAGAATTTCCTGTCCGTGTAAGTAAACTTTATCAGCAATTTAATGTCATGATGGCGGTTTCTATTTTTGGAGGAATGGTGGCTGCATTTCCTTATATTGTCTGGGAACTTTGGAGATTTATCGGTCCTGCGTTACATCCTAAAGAAAGAAAAAACTCGATCCTTATCATCAATTCTGTCTGGATTCTTTTTATGACAGGGGTTTTATGCGGATATTTTTTAATTCTTCCTTTTGCAGTTAACTTCGGAGTTATTTTCAAGATTTCAGATATTATCGTTCCGCTTTATGATCTGAGCGATTATACTACATTGTTCTTACAGGTTGTTTTAGGGATGGGGGTAATTTTCTTATTTCCGATCCTTATCTATTTCCTTACATCAATCGGGATTTTAAACCCTATGTTTATGAAAACTTACCGCAGACATGCTATTGTTTTGATTATGGTAGTAGCCGCAATCATTACTCCAGCTGATGTTTTAAGTATGATAATGGCTGCATTGCCACTACTATTATTATATGAATTTAGTATTGTGATGTGCTCTTATACTTACAAAAAAGTACAAAAGCGTGAAGAGAATCTTCCGGCAATTCAGAAATAA
- a CDS encoding M1 family metallopeptidase, with product MKKLTYTLLFASGLVFGQFFEKDKTFTKQDTLKGSNTIFRNFWDAKKYDLSVEPDFAQKSIKGNNTISFEIIKDVINPTFQIDLQQPMKADKVTGTFPISEYKQEGDFIWVKAKKTFKKGEKYTIDIAYSGNPTIAKHAPWDGGWVFTNDQNGNPWMSVADEGIGASIWLPTKDIWSDEPDNGVVMKIITPKDLVGVGNGRLINTKTVGDKTTYTWEVKNPINAYSIIPNIGKYVNFKDTFNGEKGKLDLDYWVLDYNLEKAKKQFQQVKPMLSAFEYWFGAYPFYEDSYKLVDSPYLGMEHQSNVAYGNQYLNGYLGNDLSGTGVGLNWDYIIIHESGHEWFANNITAKDQADMWVHEGFTMYSEVLFTEKYMDKKSADLYAVGIRKSIENDIPIIGKYGVRNEGSGDMYYKGASMIHTIRQVIDNDEKFRQILRGLNKDFYHKTVTTEEIENYISKKSGIDFSSVFNQYLRTTKIPTLEYSQNGNTLKFRYTNVVKNFKLPIRIDGEQTINPTEEWQTVKLKKETPVEFNNAYYINYIKA from the coding sequence ATGAAAAAACTGACATACACCCTTTTATTTGCTTCGGGACTTGTATTTGGACAATTCTTTGAGAAAGATAAAACTTTCACGAAACAGGATACTTTAAAAGGCTCAAATACCATATTCCGAAACTTTTGGGATGCAAAGAAATATGATTTATCTGTTGAACCTGATTTTGCTCAGAAAAGCATCAAAGGAAACAATACCATCAGTTTTGAAATTATTAAAGACGTAATCAATCCAACGTTTCAAATTGATTTGCAGCAACCTATGAAGGCGGATAAAGTAACAGGAACTTTCCCGATCTCAGAATATAAACAGGAAGGTGATTTTATCTGGGTTAAAGCAAAAAAAACCTTTAAAAAAGGAGAAAAATATACAATTGACATCGCATACTCAGGAAATCCTACTATTGCCAAACATGCACCCTGGGACGGAGGATGGGTTTTTACTAACGACCAGAACGGAAATCCCTGGATGAGTGTCGCTGATGAAGGAATTGGTGCTTCCATCTGGTTGCCTACAAAAGATATCTGGAGTGACGAACCCGACAATGGTGTTGTTATGAAAATTATCACTCCAAAAGATCTGGTGGGCGTAGGAAACGGAAGGCTAATCAACACAAAAACTGTCGGGGATAAAACCACGTATACCTGGGAAGTAAAAAATCCGATCAATGCCTATTCTATCATTCCGAATATTGGAAAGTATGTGAATTTTAAAGATACATTCAACGGAGAAAAAGGAAAACTTGATCTTGATTACTGGGTTTTGGATTATAATTTGGAGAAAGCAAAAAAACAGTTTCAGCAGGTAAAACCGATGCTCTCTGCTTTTGAATATTGGTTTGGAGCCTATCCTTTTTATGAGGATTCTTACAAACTGGTAGATTCTCCTTATTTGGGAATGGAGCACCAAAGCAATGTAGCTTATGGAAACCAGTACCTCAACGGATATTTAGGAAATGATCTTTCAGGAACAGGAGTCGGACTCAACTGGGATTATATCATCATTCACGAAAGCGGACATGAATGGTTTGCGAATAATATTACTGCAAAAGATCAGGCAGATATGTGGGTTCATGAAGGTTTCACGATGTATTCCGAGGTTCTTTTTACCGAAAAGTATATGGATAAAAAATCGGCAGACCTCTATGCTGTAGGAATTCGAAAAAGCATAGAAAATGATATTCCGATCATCGGGAAATACGGGGTAAGAAATGAAGGGAGCGGAGATATGTATTATAAAGGAGCCAGTATGATCCATACCATTCGACAGGTGATTGATAATGATGAAAAATTCAGACAGATTTTAAGAGGCTTAAATAAAGACTTTTACCATAAAACAGTCACTACTGAAGAAATTGAAAATTACATTTCAAAAAAGTCAGGAATTGATTTTTCAAGTGTATTTAATCAATATTTAAGAACAACAAAGATTCCGACACTAGAGTATTCTCAAAATGGAAATACTTTGAAATTCCGTTATACAAACGTGGTTAAAAACTTTAAACTTCCTATAAGAATTGATGGAGAACAAACCATTAATCCTACAGAAGAATGGCAGACTGTAAAGCTGAAGAAAGAAACTCCTGTGGAGTTCAATAACGCGTATTACATCAATTATATAAAAGCTTAG
- a CDS encoding peptidase M61 yields the protein MKKFALSLGILATFWLNAQSIKTTIDLVNVKNDKVAVTMEFPKMKSGDVKFHFPKTVPGTYSVDDYGRFVEGIKFFDNKGKEIAFTKVNDNTYSLKNAQNLSKITYLVNDSFDDEMNTAKHKAVFSPSGTDIEEGKVYLINTHGFIGYIDNMQDVPYQLIIQKPTDFYGTTALVDQDKSESTDTFTLANYAKVTDSPLMYTKPDYITFNAGGMDLVLGVYSPTGKYKAADFKDNLEKMVVAQKKFLGDMNTNKKYAIMLYLSGGDGPQIKGFGALEHHESTSVVLPEMMPKEAIDKTITDVVSHEFFHTVNPLKTHSEEIHYFDYADPKMSQHLWMYEGGTEYFANLFQIQEGLITKDEFLQRMSEKIANSKNYNDTMPFTVMSKNVLLDEYKDQYRNVYEKGALLAMCLDIELRKLSNGEMGYRDMIRKLSQRFGENKPFKDDQLIDELVTVTGYPQVKDFYNKYIAGSEPTPYEKYLSMVGVDIKKQETPPIFWFIKDPNQTGYNDKNNTFVFDEGAALSPFAKSIGFKATDEIVALDGKTINIQNVQAFIDYSKTIKEGQNVTVTILRNNNKMELKGKAILDKMTMEHLQFKANPTAEEQKLQNQWLTGKK from the coding sequence ATGAAAAAATTTGCACTTAGTTTAGGAATTTTAGCCACTTTCTGGCTTAATGCCCAATCAATTAAGACAACCATTGATCTTGTCAATGTAAAAAATGATAAAGTTGCCGTAACGATGGAATTCCCGAAAATGAAATCGGGAGATGTGAAATTCCATTTTCCCAAGACTGTACCAGGAACTTATTCTGTAGACGATTATGGGAGATTTGTAGAGGGCATCAAGTTTTTTGATAATAAAGGAAAGGAAATAGCTTTTACAAAAGTTAATGATAATACCTACTCTCTTAAAAATGCTCAGAATTTAAGCAAAATCACTTATCTGGTCAATGACAGCTTTGATGATGAAATGAATACGGCAAAGCATAAAGCCGTTTTTTCTCCTTCAGGAACGGATATTGAAGAAGGAAAGGTTTATCTGATCAACACCCACGGTTTTATCGGATATATTGATAATATGCAAGATGTACCTTATCAGTTGATCATTCAGAAACCAACAGATTTTTACGGAACAACAGCTTTGGTGGATCAGGATAAATCTGAATCTACGGATACGTTTACCTTAGCAAATTATGCGAAAGTAACCGATTCTCCATTAATGTATACCAAACCGGACTACATCACGTTCAACGCCGGAGGAATGGATCTTGTGTTAGGAGTTTATTCTCCGACAGGAAAATACAAAGCAGCAGATTTTAAGGATAATTTAGAAAAAATGGTTGTTGCCCAGAAGAAATTTTTGGGTGATATGAACACCAATAAAAAATATGCGATCATGCTTTATCTTTCTGGTGGAGACGGACCGCAAATCAAAGGTTTCGGAGCATTGGAACATCATGAGTCCACCAGCGTTGTATTGCCGGAAATGATGCCTAAAGAAGCAATTGATAAAACCATTACAGATGTGGTTTCCCATGAATTTTTCCATACGGTAAATCCTTTAAAAACACATTCTGAAGAAATCCATTATTTTGACTATGCAGATCCTAAAATGTCTCAGCATTTGTGGATGTATGAAGGAGGAACTGAATATTTTGCCAACTTATTCCAGATCCAAGAAGGATTGATTACTAAAGATGAGTTCCTTCAAAGAATGAGTGAGAAAATCGCAAACTCTAAGAACTATAACGACACGATGCCTTTTACGGTAATGAGTAAAAATGTTCTTCTGGATGAATATAAAGATCAATACAGAAACGTTTACGAAAAAGGAGCACTTCTTGCGATGTGTCTTGATATTGAGTTGAGAAAATTATCTAACGGAGAAATGGGCTACCGTGATATGATCCGCAAACTTTCCCAAAGATTCGGAGAAAACAAACCGTTTAAAGACGATCAGCTTATTGATGAACTGGTAACGGTTACAGGCTATCCTCAGGTAAAGGATTTCTACAACAAATATATTGCAGGAAGCGAACCCACTCCTTATGAGAAATACCTGAGCATGGTAGGCGTAGACATTAAAAAACAGGAAACTCCACCTATTTTCTGGTTCATCAAAGATCCTAACCAAACAGGGTATAATGACAAGAACAATACCTTTGTATTTGATGAAGGTGCAGCATTGTCACCATTTGCAAAAAGTATCGGTTTCAAAGCTACAGATGAAATTGTTGCATTAGACGGCAAAACAATCAATATCCAGAATGTACAGGCATTTATCGATTATTCTAAAACGATCAAGGAGGGGCAAAACGTTACAGTTACCATTTTAAGAAATAATAATAAAATGGAATTGAAAGGGAAAGCCATTCTTGATAAAATGACGATGGAACATCTCCAGTTTAAAGCCAATCCAACTGCAGAAGAACAAAAACTGCAAAACCAATGGTTAACCGGTAAAAAATAA
- a CDS encoding HAMP domain-containing sensor histidine kinase: protein MKKKSIFSRFNNWFIFSLMTLVVVSIVIASTLIVNYLKKEEVKRVDILVNAIKFQQEVTTPSLEVQELLLTIYSSNTTIPLIILDNNDQLIEYKNLPQEIHDNPNEIIALAKKMEKKYPAIEIKILHGNNQFVYYDNSKILNDLQYFPFLLGLFVLSYFLFSFWFLRTIKKTDEGYLWAGLAKETAHQIGTPLSSMIGWMEIMKLENPESEGVHEIEKDIERLRTISERFSKIGSVPELNDKNFNETIQENYDYLKTRISKKINFTLHQPTYTIWVPHNKILMSWVIENLVKNAVDAMKGQGNLLMTVFERSKNIIVEVKDDGSGMTKQQARNAFKPGYSTKKRGWGLGLSLAKRVIQEYHNGDIKIVQTEVGKGTTFRITIRKIEGEKV, encoded by the coding sequence TTGAAAAAGAAATCCATATTTTCCAGATTCAACAACTGGTTTATTTTTTCTCTCATGACGCTGGTCGTTGTGTCTATCGTTATAGCATCAACACTCATCGTAAATTATTTAAAGAAAGAAGAAGTAAAAAGGGTTGATATTTTGGTGAATGCTATCAAATTTCAACAGGAAGTTACGACTCCCAGTCTGGAGGTTCAGGAATTGCTTTTGACGATCTACAGCTCCAATACAACGATTCCGCTCATTATTTTGGATAACAATGATCAGCTTATAGAATATAAGAATTTGCCGCAGGAAATCCATGATAATCCAAACGAAATTATTGCTTTAGCCAAAAAAATGGAAAAAAAATATCCGGCCATTGAAATAAAAATTCTGCACGGAAATAACCAGTTTGTTTATTATGATAATTCAAAAATTCTTAATGATCTTCAGTATTTTCCTTTTCTATTAGGTCTGTTCGTGCTGTCTTACTTTTTGTTTTCATTTTGGTTTCTGAGAACGATCAAGAAAACGGATGAAGGGTATCTTTGGGCAGGATTGGCAAAAGAAACCGCCCATCAGATTGGTACACCTCTTTCTTCCATGATTGGATGGATGGAAATTATGAAGCTTGAAAATCCTGAATCTGAAGGCGTACACGAGATTGAAAAGGATATTGAGCGTTTACGTACGATCTCGGAAAGATTTTCTAAAATAGGTTCTGTTCCGGAGCTCAATGATAAAAACTTTAATGAAACCATTCAGGAAAATTATGATTATCTGAAAACAAGGATTTCTAAAAAAATCAATTTTACGCTGCATCAGCCTACTTATACCATTTGGGTTCCGCACAATAAAATACTGATGAGCTGGGTGATCGAAAATCTTGTGAAGAACGCTGTAGACGCAATGAAGGGGCAAGGTAACTTGTTGATGACTGTTTTTGAGAGAAGTAAAAACATTATTGTAGAGGTAAAAGACGACGGAAGCGGAATGACAAAACAGCAGGCCAGAAATGCCTTTAAGCCGGGATATTCTACTAAAAAACGCGGTTGGGGATTGGGATTGTCATTAGCTAAAAGAGTGATTCAGGAATACCATAACGGAGATATCAAAATTGTTCAGACAGAAGTAGGAAAGGGAACTACTTTCAGGATTACGATCAGGAAAATTGAAGGGGAAAAAGTTTAA